In Bacillus pumilus, the sequence ATAAAATAGACAGTACAAAGCAATACCTCAAGTCTTTAAACGGTTAACATGTAGACGGAACGGGTAAAGTGTAGTAAAGTACTATTAATTGGGAGCTTGTATGTCCCTTCAACATCTTATATAGAAGGGAAGGTTGGCAAAATGGAAATCGAAAGAATAAATGAACATACAGTGAAATTTTATATTTCCTATGGTGATATTGAAGATCGCGGTTTTGACCGTGAAGAGATTTGGTATAATCGTGAGCGCAGTGAAGAGCTGTTCTGGGAAGTAATGGACGAAGTGCACGAAGAAGAAGAGTTTGCAGTAGAGGGACCGCTTTGGATTCAAGTACAGGCCCTTGATAAAGGCCTTGAAATTGTCGTGACAAAAGCCCAACTTTCTAAAGATGGACAAAAGCTCGAATTGCCGATTCCAGAAGATAAAAAAGATCAAACAGAAGAAAGCCTAGATGCACTGCTTGATGATTTTCATAAAGAAGAGCAGGATCAAGAAGAACATAATGAGAAGGACAAAAAGCTTCAACTCCAATTCGTATTGAAAATGGATGATTTTGAAGATTTGATTGCACTTTCTCAATTAAATATGCAGGATTTTACCACAAGTTTATATTCGTTTGAAAACCGTTATTATCTATATGTTGACTTCCACGAGGATTTGTCAGATGAGCAAGTGGAGAATAAGCTCAGCATTCTGCTTGAATACGCCCATGAATCAGTGGTCAGCATCTACAGACTACAAGAATACGGTCAGCTGATTATTAAAGGGAATGCCCTTGAAACGCTTCAACAGCACTTCTCGTAAACAACAAAAAGTCGATTTCTATAGAGGAATCGGCTTTTTTATCTGAATGAATAGTTAAACAAAGAGATCGGCAAGGAGAAAATGAAATGAGAAATTTAGTTAAGGTTCTATTTTTTCTTATCATTACGATAAGTGCTTATTTGATTATCCAAATTTTTGCCGGTGATCTAGCGGTAAGTGTACTCAGTTCCGTCAGTGTTCTCTTCACTTTATCGATTATCTTTATCGGATTTGTCATTTTCTTAGAGAACCGGAACCCGTCTCAAACGATTACGTGGCTTGTCCTGCTTGGCAGCTTTCCGTTATTCGGATTTTTGTTCTATATTTTCTTTGGACGTAATATTAAAAAGCGCCGGCTGTTTGAAAAGAAAGCGGTGCTGGATGAGCAGTTAATTCAGGAAGATGAACGCATTCACAGAGAAGCAATTGAAAAAATGACACATATGGGTGACCATCAGCAGCTTTTATTTAAGCTTGCCCATAGACTTGGACATACCCCCATTACGTATCGAACGTCCTCTAAAGTCCTAACCAATGGAGAAGAAACGTTCTCTCATATTTTTGAAGAGATCAAAAAGGCAAAACATCACATTCACTTAGAATATTATATTCTCCGCCACGATGATCTTGGTCAAGAATTAAAGGACATATTAATTGAAAAAGCGA encodes:
- the mecA gene encoding adaptor protein MecA, translating into MEIERINEHTVKFYISYGDIEDRGFDREEIWYNRERSEELFWEVMDEVHEEEEFAVEGPLWIQVQALDKGLEIVVTKAQLSKDGQKLELPIPEDKKDQTEESLDALLDDFHKEEQDQEEHNEKDKKLQLQFVLKMDDFEDLIALSQLNMQDFTTSLYSFENRYYLYVDFHEDLSDEQVENKLSILLEYAHESVVSIYRLQEYGQLIIKGNALETLQQHFS